The region taaataaatgttttgtactattaatattataattatacttttgcgtgtgaaagtataaaaaaattgtcgagTATTTTCATGACTATGTTATAAAAGAATCCAGaattattgttacaaaaaatatagaaactgatttaaaattaagtgtatttagtaaatttaatttaatgatactgaaaatttttcgatatatcacAAGAgcgattaaaataacaatttccaACATCTTGCATCGTTGtcttataatagtaattatgataatatataataattatgataattatgacaaatataattttatacaaacatcATAggaataattacttttaaaaaattcagtttcactgttaaaagaaattatttttaccaattttaattgatttccatttctttctaattgcttttattttgcGTTGCGGTCAAAGATAATCGATCATCCAACGAACACAATGCTTCGTAAAATCAATCCGGCTCCAAATGACACCGTTCGATATATTCGTCCAAACATCTCAGGTCTCGCATTTTCCCGTTGCTGTTGATGGACTGGAAACATAATACCTCTTATATACATTCACCGCGACCCTGGCCGGATTGAATTCCTCCAGTAGAGAGTTCACTGTCACGGTCTCGCGAGAGAGTCGTGGTAAAGAAAAGGATAAGATTGTATTGCGTATGTGTTATTCGTTTTTGTTTTCGCTTGAGTACCGGCGTGgcgtataatttgtaattctttTACGATACGCGGCGCCGAGATCAGTTTCCCTTTCTCCTGGGCGCGTTTTCGAAGGTTTCGTGCAAATCTCGGAAAGTGAACGGTTCTACACGGTCATCGCCTCGTAATTTCTGCATCTTATCGGTAGCGTTCTTTTAGGAAGGGGAAACGAATCCCTCTCCGCGATCTCCGCTTCCGCGATCTATCGACGATGTTCGGGCCATGCACATTTTCGATAGCGATTCTTGCAAATATACACATTCTAAAAATGTATTCtaacaatacatttttttcaagattttatatgaattattatatttattttttaactgtatgattatttctattatttctattattttatactttattttattttattttattttattttatattttattttatttactgtttttaattttaataacaatttaggAAACTTACATATACgtatttgaagaaataaaatttgataatttttatcttgtattttagagctatattaatatttgcttcctattttttattataatataatttaaaattcacatcTTATATCGAAATACATGTGTACTATGAAACAATGATATACTTCTTGTAACACATAATTATGTACTGAGGAAGATTTCTTTCCATTGCCACAAGCCATTGTGACAATTTCTTgaagcaatttaataaaaatgcgaaaacACAATgtgaaaaagtaaattaagaAACCGCAGTTCCCCAGAGAAAGTCTGAGATTGGATCTAAATACTTCCTAGCATTCAGTAAAGAAgtaagaataaaagagaataagcGATTTTACTATCTAAAATCCGATTTGCATCCTGTATTGATATTAACGCtatcatttctttaataaatacatgattTGACATTTCAAATCTgtgctattaaatattatgtaattacttTAATCTCGTATGTAGTCtgtattaaaaagtatttgaaattatttgaaaaacaaaattttattatctatttatattttcgaagatttaataaattaaaaaattctatatcactcaatatttaataactcattttctaattaatgagGCAGActtaataaaacacaaaaagaTATCTGCTTagaaaatactaataattctTGAGCATCATGCATTATTCAAAAGAGAACGAAAAGTAAATTTCTCATGATGAAAGggaaaaaatgtattcataaatgtattttttattaagcgcgtgttaaaaacacacacacacacacacacatatatatatatataaactttcgctgatacatttcatatatcaGATTTAATGTAGTATTTCCGAGTTAATTATCCGGTTTTCGacgtgaaattatattattttattattataaggaaataataatttatacagttACATTTCCTCTACGTAAAACGCTTCGCacgcattttataatatttattgatctaaattatttattaaattaattatttaattattatatgatagttATCGTGAATAATTGctctatttttaacatttctctgccataaatcatatattctaATACTAGCAGCACTATTCTTTCTCAAGAataacgtataaaatataaaatacaaaatattataactttgatATAAAGGTTGGAATAAATACAATTCTGATATATGATTATGATACATGTTATAAATGTGTTTGTTAGTTGCTTGCTGATAGATGGCAGCAATTACTGAACTTTCAAAGAGTAGAACATAGTGAAGCAGAAATATAGGCAGAGTACTATCTTAtccatctttttataaatattaattatgtcaaGTAacgtttgattttaaatttattatatttcaaatacagAACTGAAAGAAAAAGCActatacaaataatacatcAGCACTCAACAATataatctttgattttttcgccgtgactttatattataaacatggaaattttcattttttaattctctctaaACATActcaaatatttgataatttaaatatttaaatatttttataatggattatttaaaaattattaaaactattagaattaataataacaaaaataggctcagattaatataacaatactaATTGTAAGTGAAATACAGTAATTAGAgcgtaaacttttttattatttaatttctaattatcacGCCTCGGCTCTCTTATTCACCAATTTTCTCATTTAGTATCGTTATTagaattagataatttaaatatatttataaatatttatatttataatttaaatacaaataatctttaaataaaaaatatatatattatattttcgaattttcattatattaaaattatttaatttaatattccttatattataaatatgatatctaGATTCCTGTATCTCCTTTGATTGTATGCgtacaatgataaaattaatttaatacaaattgattttgataaaagtaataaaaaatgaagttataagtaatataaatgcaaattgttCAATTTCAAGAACACGGTTCTTCCTGTTTTCGTGTAAAGGCGCGAAGAATTattgaaatgaataaatcaatGGCACGGCCCGTCGATTCGCGTGTTATAATTCTTGATCTTGATCTTGGCCGTTCACCGGACGTTTTCCTTTCATTAGGAGGAGGTTCGGATCTAATCGAAAGAGAGGAAGTGCATAAAGGAAGCGAGCGGCGGGGGAGGAAAGCGCGTTAACCCTCTCCCTCCCGTGGTGCGGTGACTTTTTGCCACCGACTTTGCAGCCATTAGGCGACTCCTTTCACGAGCACCATGTGGCAAATGGCAAAAGACTCCCTTTCATTCTCTTATCCATAGCTACTATCACGTACGTGTATAAAAGCAGCACGCGTATTCACGGTAGTCGTCAGATCGAAACCGTGCAGACGAACGATTCGTTTCCTCGTTGGATTACTCATCGcggttcttttcatttttatcatttcttcttctttattGCCCTGCGGAAGTGACACCCTCCTCTCCCGCTGGTCCTATTCCGGAACAATGGGAAGACAACGCGAGATGGTACCGTACCTCTTGGTAAGATTTCCGATGGACTAGTGCATTTACGATTGGACGCGATGTGTGTTTTTATTTCCGTGCTTGatcaaagagaataataatatttggatTATTCGTTTCGCAACTTGcgctgttaataaaattatgaagaaaaagCTACTGAGATTATATTGAAAGTAAAAATCTCgggtaaattaatttttaaataatatataaattatatacatgtgggaaaaattttaaaatatttttatggaaatgtaaatttaatattttttcaatacaaatAGTGAGAATtttctgattaattatttgtgatatatattttattataatattctgaattgcagatttattaaatttattaaattgttatcatatttgatattaGATACTATAATTTTCATTGCATACCGTTGCAATCGATCCTTTTAAATGTATGATTTCTTTTCGAATAGTAATATTgacaaaatagattaaaacGGATGAATTAAGTatagctttattattttcagttGAATCTTCTCCTAGTTCTCGTTTCACTAATTAGCTTGACCAATGCCGGCGGACACGGTGGCGATCAGTAAGTTTTAATTaagctttatattaattatcagtgAAAATAATCTCGAACAATGAAAGTGAAATACACAATCTTTCATCGTGCAACGTGTAAATTAATCGAGTAGTTTCTATGTCTCCTCAAACAATCAGAATCTTCAATATCTTTCTCTACCATTTGCAGTAAGCACGTGATAATTCACGTGCCATACCAAATCAAGACCATCAAGCACACGCACACAATAACGAAACACATACACCACGGCGGTGGCGGCGAAGACAAGTACGAAGTACTCGGATATACTGTGGGTCATCCGAATGAGCTCGGAGGGCACGgaggcggtggcggcggcggcggtggtttCGGGGATGGTGGCCACGATTTCGGCGGAGGTCACGAAAGCAGCGGCGGGGGCGGTGGCGGTTTCGGTGGTCACGATTTTGGCGAGGGACACTTCGGCGGTAGTATCGGAGGAGATTTAGGAGGTGGCGGTGGTCACGGTTTCGGAGGTGGTGGCGGCGGTGGATTCGGAGGCGGAGGTCATGAAGGCTGGTCGAGTCGTTAGGAAGATTCTTTCATATTATTgttacttttgaaaaaaactagAATTATCTTTGAAGTAATCGACACAATAATCCTTGAAAATTTacggaaaaatttatctccCTGAAAACGAGCACATgtaagatacatatattattcgtaTATGTTCCGTTATAGAGTGATATGCTTTCTGATTATCGAACTAATGTTAACGATGATATAGAATGGCGCTATAACGTCTGTACATTTATGATACATTTGCAATGCACTTTCATTTCAGTTATCTTTGAGCGAAAAGCATTCGTGAAAATATGCTTCGTAGAGTGAATGCGGTTTTATATACATGGCACTTCTCCGTGTATCGGTAACGAATGATTTGATTTCATGTTTTTACACTGCATGATGCAATGTGAAATCGCAAATAGAACCGAGACATGCTgatcaaaattgtaattgaTACGTTTCGGTGAGTGCCGTTCGAgctttcgatttaaaaaaaaatccaaatatgttttcttcttttatatttctagtcTGACTCTTGTTAAATCTTCAACACGTTCTTTCAGCACAGTTTGtacatatcataaataataatactaatataataacaataatataataataatgttgttatttcttatgttatctttgtattgtattgtttttatatctgtattgttttttgttaaacataataaataaattatgtatgtttttacaacatgtatttttcaatttaataaatcgcgtATGTACCTGATTCTATATACCTTTTgtattccaaaaatattttaagaatctaGGGAGGAATAtcagtataaattaaatgttcatACCTGAAAGACTTAAAGTATGTCTCTTGTTACTCTTCTCTTGTTTCGGAATTTGTtcttcacaaaataaaattatttcgatcttCAAATCCTTTTCAGCCaaaaattaacgaaataaatctTCAGGCCTTTGTATGTAATAAACAGTATATCTTCTTTCTAATTATAAGTAGCTTTGAACGAATGAGTCATTATAAAGAGTATTTATGTTACTGGCATCTGTCAATACAATTGCGAAATCGCATATTTTATCGTgagaattaaaatcatttattcaaTGAATTcttgaatgaaaaatgatatatgtaattaaatctttctgtgtcttatatcacatttaaattttcttttaatgtgtCATGCGAAGTATCATAGCGCGTTATTTCGAAGacatttgatataaaacaaaattttattttattattttttaatcttatttttatatgaaaaaggttttaaacaaattttcaatacTGAAAGAAGAATACggatttgttaaatattatttccctGTTTATTTTCCTTaacataaatcgataaaagaaatttatatatgtgtgtttgagaactgtgtttaaaataatatatttgaacatatataatgtacatataagttttaaattattaaatatttttaaaaatgtatacattattgaattcgaaataatatacatgtttCAAAAgctcagaaaatatataatattatgaaagttctaatatatattgttctaataaatatagttcTAATAgagatatgtaatatacacTGACaacttttacaattattatttataatttgatattaaaaattaaatttttatttaacatttttattaaaattattagttttatttatgcgTCTTTTGAATACTTCTATGTATGACAAGTTGCATATTGATAGGCGCATTGCATTTAAATTCGTCGTTTTGAGAAAAGCATACTTACGCTCTAtaggtatttaaaaataaaattattttaatattctaaaaatattctagaaGCGAttcatggaattttttaataatttatattttatataatatcgaaatttttaatagatttgaataatataaaatattaaatcgtaaacaacaatatatatatatatatatatatatatatatatatatatatatacatataaaataaaaagataaggaaattcttaaaatatagcCGTTAAATGTGTTAAGCCTGTTGTGACTTGTGatcgcaaaaattttcttgtatGTTATAATCAAAGAGAAATGGAATTAATGTCTTTATAAACAAGAATTTCACGCTTCGCCTAGCTACATATCATGAGTTATCAAAAATGAAGTTGTACCTATTtacaataatcatatatatatatatatctgcaatCGCAGTTAATAATCGAGCAatcttttgaattataatatgatcATTATGTTGcacaatttattatctcttcGGCATATCTactaaataacttttatgaatgtctaagtaatttttaaacgttaaaataaaaaatattgtttaatttattattattattattaagcttatatatttatttctatatgaaaattaatttattgtatattcttttatgattGTCTAATTTATTGACgtactatttaattaaatatttatttttgtattatatctgATATCTCTTCAATAAATCTATTCTTGATCTTATTCGTCAAATGTTATTAAGACATAGTAACTAGCAATAAGactaactttttcttttttttttaaattaattttttaaattaaaaaatttaattaaaattaaaaaaaaacagcagcTCGCTGCTGTAGGATATCATTCCCGaggtattaatatttatcattggcACGATCTCCGACTTCTTTGGTTGGTTTTTTCGTTAACACAAACATTCCAAAAGACGCACGCTTCTCCGCTTTGTATTTATCACTATCGCGTTGATACTCATGATCATCGACAAAATAACGGCCGGTGTGCGTTTTCTCCGTCGACTCATTCTTATACTCCTCGACGGAATGATTGCCTTCCTCGTGATTGCCCTCGTAAAACTTAGTTACATCGCCCGTATAAACGTGTCCATGCGCGGATTCGCCACTTTTATGATAACTTTCCTCGTATGTATGCTCATCGATATCATTGTGGTCTGTTTCCTTGACGTCTTCGTGAACCGCGTACTGCGGCGGATAAGAGTACCCGATCATGTCGCCGTGTTTCCCTTTCAGATGATCgggtttattattatattgcgacGCGGGCATGTAAGAGTCCTTGGGATATTGATGAAGGGAAGGATCTTCCTTTTGTTTATGAGCCTCCTCTTTGCGAATACCGCTGTGATCTTTGGACAGATTATTGCCCGACTTATCGTCATGGTCACTGTGATAACCGTAAGTACTCCAAGAACTCCAGTCCTTGTGCGTCTCCTTATGATAAGCTTTCTTCGGCGCTTCTTCCTTAGGCTTCGTCTTTTTCGGAGTCGAACTGTCCGGCTTATGAATATGTATGAACACCGTTTTCGTGTGAATCCGGTGTTTTATGATCTCCGGCACGTGTATCTTGAAATGTACGCTGTTTATGGCaacaaagtaataaaaaaaaataaataaataaaatgattttaaaattcatcgataaaaagttgtacaaatatatttttactgtcGCGCGAATATATCATTGTTTTAATGGAATGATACTAATTAAAGCTTATGTGATAAATTGATAGTgcaatagtaaatataaaaattgattatcctTGAACGAAATAACATACGAGAAATGAAGAAGATAGATACGTATGTACACATTTGTTAATTTGATAACGAACGAAAAGGAGAGTGAGACgtgtataatatactataattttcGCCACGAGAAAGCGTGAAGCTCTGCATTTATCTACATTTATAACACTAAACGCCTCTTAACGAAGCTGCGCAATCCGCAAAAttgatgaatttaataattatgtgtacATTGTTTACTCACTGCTCCTTATTGGCGTTTCCGCTGTTCAACGCCTCGTTTGACAGTATGATAAACAGACCGATAACGATCCTCTGAAACACAAAGTCGCAATCGTTACTccttaaatcatttataacaCATACGTATTCGCTGAATTAATAATCGGCGATATTTATCGGCCCCGTTGATCACGGTCCCGTTGTATCGATCTCTGCGATCTTTGTACGCCGATCTAAAACGCATTTGCAAGGATGCACGCATTACTTTTAACGGTAATGGAATCGCTAATTATGTTGTACGAGAGCAACCGCGTGCAGAGCGCAATagacttgaaaaaatttctcgattatatttactatttatattctcaattattttactatatatgtaaacacatagacacataatatatacatacaaatattgaggaaatataatcgagaaattttttaagatgtaTTGCGCTCTGCATTGCTCTCgtacaatataattagatttaattactgttaagagtaatatatatatatatatataatttataataaatataatttgtttatatttattaaatataatttatatatatttattttttataatgcatataaatgtaGAGCAacatattgagaaaatatgttcgagaaatttttatatgtatatattttaattatcacttTTGCGCACTAAGCTATATAAATAGATCACACAATCTGCACACGCGACTTTCGAGTTTCACTTcagtattttatcaatttcatcaTTACCATGATGTATTGTCGAGACGTTGCAGTAGTGATCGCGAACACTGTTATCGGCGATCAGTCGCCATTTGCGATTTGTCGACGATGAAatggatatttatatcttcttttcaTCGAAAGCGTATCTCACGGAGAAACGTGAATGCAGTTCACGGCCGATGATCGCTTTCGCTATTCTTCCGGTGATATGCTTTATCTCTTGATCCGGAACTGATGCTGTTTTAGAAATTATGGGGTCGATAAACCATAAAGAGATATTGCGCGGCCAAGTTCATTGTCGCggtgaaattatttcttttgctcGGTAATTTATGCTCTATAGAAGAATATCTGatatttctctaataaattCTTCTTGTGATATTTTTCTAGGAaacgcaaaagaaaaaaaaattattaacccAATTGAAGAGAAATTACATAGAACAACTACGTGCCTTCAATAAATGAAGCATAAAGCAGATGCAGATTATAAAcaggtaataaatatttttgtaaaataaaatatttgaattaattttttttacactgttcaaatatttaatttaatttaaattttggatgttgttatttttgcatcaaaaacatattatttaagttaAGAATAGTAGTTAAGAACATTaagtatttgaatattaaataaaaatacacaaacaaaagttgtaattATGCAATTACACTAATTTACAAATGTCACACTTTATTTAGTGCCAAAAACCACCAAGCTATTACTTAGCTATTACTTAATCATGATGATATATAtgggataaataataaaataaagcaaggcatgtatataaatgtaaattaaaggaacagcataaaaaatacgaaagaTTTACTTTATTGTACGCATAATTACGCAAATTTAAAGAATGCAGTTTAcatctaaattatttcttccgtttaaataattattttttatgtctgaaaaaatattgtgttaatTTGCGAATCATtggaagaataatattaaaatttgagattttttgGAAGAGGGGAGGCgaggagaaatatattaaaagacagtcttatatatattcacgtaCGTGCATGCACGCACACTTGTCATTTATTACAGATAAACGtaa is a window of Cataglyphis hispanica isolate Lineage 1 chromosome 4, ULB_Chis1_1.0, whole genome shotgun sequence DNA encoding:
- the LOC126849259 gene encoding uncharacterized protein LOC126849259 produces the protein MGRQREMVPYLLLNLLLVLVSLISLTNAGGHGGDHKHVIIHVPYQIKTIKHTHTITKHIHHGGGGEDKYEVLGYTVGHPNELGGHGGGGGGGGGFGDGGHDFGGGHESSGGGGGGFGGHDFGEGHFGGSIGGDLGGGGGHGFGGGGGGGFGGGGHEGWSSR